In Heteronotia binoei isolate CCM8104 ecotype False Entrance Well chromosome 1, APGP_CSIRO_Hbin_v1, whole genome shotgun sequence, the genomic window GTGTTTTGGTGGCCACAAAAACTTGTAAAAATAGCCTGCACTATCCTTACAAGTGTCATTATATTGCTGTCAATGGGACAGATGCTGGAAAAATATCACAATAGTGGCATTATGGagctttttttaaacaaaagaaaatgATATTGTTTTTCCTCTTCAGGAAAGTCAAGCAGTTATTACCAGGCTGAAATCATGGACCTACGTGGTCCTGGTGACTTCTTTTCCAGCATAGATGCTATTTAAATACATTAGAATTGAACATTTCATGTAACCCAACGGGTTTACCAGGCTGCAGTCAGCAACTCCTCGGAGAAATTTGGGAGTGAGGCCTGACACACTGGTATGTGAGatcacttctggtaaaaaaaacaaaagtgatccTTTAGACACTCTAGCACTTACAAAACTttacagttttaccatagagttttttgtaAATGCTAGAATGTCCATTGGAAgttaaaactggaagtgatgtcagcgtGCCAGCTTGTGCTccattctctctcccctcccagttTCCTTATGCTGGTGCCTGTGGCAATAGCGAGCAAAAAACAGGGATGCTGAGAGGTCTCCCACGAAGCATAGCTAGGTAAAGAGTTCTGTTATCAAGTACTGAAGCTTATTTAACTCACAGGTTCATAGCTGTTTTATGGAGTTCACATGATCAGAATATTCTTTTTAAGACATCTGATCTATCAGAAGCCAGCAGCTACTAAACCAATAGCTACATTTGAAGGTTAGCTAGGCCCAGAGCAGAGCAGGACTGATCTGCCAGTAAAACCAGAATAAAAGTAGAATCACTGTCTCCTGGTACCACAGCATGCCCTCAAATGTTTACCCTTCACTATACCTACCTGTCAGAGTAAGGTGCCTCCAGAGGTGGATCAAAGTCTTAAAATCTTGCTGTGAAGTCACACTTTTTATCAAATGCTGCATCTGAAACAACCAAGCCTGTCaatttctagggctgccaatgacaagctggaaaattcctggagattcaggggtggagcATGAGGAGGGCAGCATTTGGAGAAAGATCTCAGTGCAGTATAATGTATagattccactctccaaagcagccatattctccaagggaactaatctctgcatTCTGGAGATTACTTGTAATTCCAAGATATCTTCTGGGCCtcatctgaaggttggcagcTCTACTCAGTTTTGAAAGCAGGTTGGTGGGCTATGGTCTGAGTAGGAAAGATGTTTGCTTTAAAGAGAGAACCTACCTCAGGGATCATGACCAAAGCTTTGTGGGTCAGAAGCAAAACTCTGGAAGGCAGGGATACTCTTTTGGCCCTCCCCAAGCTAGAACTGATTTATGCCCCAGAAATTTCTCTGTTTTTAAAGTGACAATGAGGTAATTTTTCCTCCTCAGATTTATAAGCCTCATATCTAGGATTCTAGACTTTACCCTTTCTGTCAGgattaaaataaaatgcttttgtgGCAGCGTGGAATCAGAAGAGAATCTGAGTACAGTATAGTgttaccaactctgggctgggaaatttggGGCGGGGAAGGACCTCAATGGGGCACAATaacataaagcccaccctccaaagcagccactttctccaggtggaTTGATTTCTGTactctggatatcagttgtaattctaggatatCTCCCGGCCCCACCTAGAGTTTAGCAATCCTCATATAGTATTTCCTAAAAATCAGTCAGGAAAAGAACAGATTTGAGCTACCAGTGAATGTTCACTGTTTAGTACAGGATTTAAATATTAGCTTTAGACACCATTAGACGGCAACAGCAGCTACAGAAACAATAGATATTAGGTATATAACattcctcaccccaccccaccccaccccacccgccAGGTAATCTGTTACCAAGCAAAAGAAAATGAATCATGCAAGATATAGGCTTTGTACTGAAAAGGATATTGCACTCCCCGAGTAAGGTGAGATTTCCGAAATATCTTGTAGATCACCACACTCAGACTTGATGAGAGATATAGAGAGGCTTTCAGCGCTGCTGGGTGGATGTGCTGGCGAACAAGGATGATGGTTCATATGGTGCGATGACATCTTGGTCCTCAGACTTGTGGTTTCCCTTGTTAAATCTAAGGATTCTGGGGAAGCTCTGTCTTTCCCTGGAAAGGAGGCAGAAGGAGCACCTAAGGGATTCTGAAATGGGTATGCCATAAGAGGAAGCGGAAATGGGTGGCGGAAGGAAGATGAAGTGAAGCCTGTGGTCGCAGACAGCGGAGACTGATGGAGAGCAGCATGATGGCTACCAGGTGGGGGAGCAGAGGCAGACTGGTCAGATGAATTTTTGCGGACAACTAGGGGCAGTGCTTCTGTTTGGTCTGTGGAATTAGGCAGTGGCACATTGCCAAAGGTGTCTAGTGGGTTTGGaatgatgacatcaccaaaaCACTGGAGCCGCTGGTTGGCTGTGTGGAAGTTGTGGTTTTCCCCATTCACGGCAAATCTTGCTTGGGGGATCTGAAGAGGTGGGAAGACCTGAGGAAGTTGGCGGGCAGGTTTAGAAGAGAAAACCTTAACCACTGTGTCCACAACCTGAGACATAGCGGTGTTCAGTTCCTGCTTCAACGTCTCAGCCAGATGTTTGCCTTCAGGGTGAAAAGAGATTGGCCCGTGCTCTTTATCTTTTGGGCCATCTTTTCTGGGTTTGTTTTCTGCTATCTCCTGTTCCCTGATCAGAGCCCTTGCACGATCAATGAATTGCCCTGGATCTAATTCACACATTTCATTATCTGACCTGCCCACAGAATCTCTTGCTCTGGCATCCAGCATTTCTGAACGCAGACTGTCTTCAGACAGGTTACCAGTATCTTCATCATTTTCAGAATCTGTGCTGTCATAGATTTGGTAGAACTTTTCTTGCAGCTGGCGCAGCTGTTTCTGCATGTCCTCCAGCTGCTGTTTCAGCTGTCTGCGCTCCTCTCGCTTCTGTTCTTTCCTCGCTGAAACCAGCTGCTGGaaactctgctgctgctgctgaggcagCTTTTGCTTGCGTTTATTTTCTCTGTAACTTTCTCGGGGACTCACAGATTGTGGGGCCATCTCTCTTTCATTTTCATTGCCCCTTAATGCTACACTTGGGGAATGGCTCATCCCCCGAATGATATTCTCAACCCGGGCACGCTTAGCTCTCAGGTGCTCATCGCATAACCGATCCATATCAAACTGGCTTATCGTAGGCCTGCCAAAAGGGGAAAGACACTCCTGGGGGCTGTCTCTTGAAGAGTTGCTGCACACATCCTCCTGATGTACTTCTGAGCCTGTGCTGGAGAGACCACTGGCTTGAAAACTGGGCTCGGTGCCACCATTTTTGTTCATGTTATTTTTCAGCAGCTGGGAAATTATGGTTGCTCCTGGAAAAGGCATCATGGCATCTTCATATGAGTTTGCCCTCTTTAGCAGCTTGCGGAGCACATTTGACTTCTCCCCATCTGCATGCTGCACCACTGAATACTCAACATCCTGCTCTGAACCTTGGGGATTCATGGCACTAAGAAACGAAGCTCTTGCCTTTGCAAAAAATGCAGATGCTGTCCCTACCGTCCTTTTCACTCCAATGTCAACTCTTCTTCTCTTGGTTTGCCTGCTTAAGAGGGCTGTGCTGTCATGGTCAGGCATCACTGAACTGTTATTGTGCCATCTTCAAAAGCTTGTCAGCTGGGCACAGCTCAAGAATCCTGGGACCCTGGCCAACAGAACAAAAGGACTGATGAATCAttttctttaaatttctccaaattTCCTGACCTCAATCCTGAATCAAATGCAAAATGCATAGGCTCTGGGATTTATGGCACATTACAATTATTGCAATTTATTATGCACTCTGCTTGAAATgaaacatttttaaatatttctgcTCCACTGGTTTAAGatggattaagatttttaaaaagagagaggaaaaactGCTTAAGCACCAGTAATATGATTCTCTTGCACAAATGCCTAAAATGATACTGTTTATCTTCAGAAGAAATAGTAGATTAGAATAACACAGACTTTGACAAGCAATTGATTAAATTTAGGGCATTGAGATAGACATTACAGAAGAAGATGAAATAGTCTTTATTGTTAAAGCAAGATATCCATATAAAATCTGGGCTGAAATGAATTCACCTTCTTTGAAAAAGGCATAAACATAGCTTTAAACTCGGAATAAGGAATTTAACTTGATTTTACAGGGGTTTACATTTATCATTTCATATCATGAATATACAGGAACCTTGGATTGTCCAAGGTCtcagggaaaaaaatccaaaaactaATTGTTTGGGGAAGGAAAAAACATTTTGCTTTTTTAAGGTTCATACATCACTGGTATATGAGAATTATTCTATATTTGTAATATCTCAGTCTCATACAAACAGTCAACATTGTACCATTTTAAATTCCCCGACATACTTT contains:
- the PROX1 gene encoding prospero homeobox protein 1; this translates as MPDHDSTALLSRQTKRRRVDIGVKRTVGTASAFFAKARASFLSAMNPQGSEQDVEYSVVQHADGEKSNVLRKLLKRANSYEDAMMPFPGATIISQLLKNNMNKNGGTEPSFQASGLSSTGSEVHQEDVCSNSSRDSPQECLSPFGRPTISQFDMDRLCDEHLRAKRARVENIIRGMSHSPSVALRGNENEREMAPQSVSPRESYRENKRKQKLPQQQQQSFQQLVSARKEQKREERRQLKQQLEDMQKQLRQLQEKFYQIYDSTDSENDEDTGNLSEDSLRSEMLDARARDSVGRSDNEMCELDPGQFIDRARALIREQEIAENKPRKDGPKDKEHGPISFHPEGKHLAETLKQELNTAMSQVVDTVVKVFSSKPARQLPQVFPPLQIPQARFAVNGENHNFHTANQRLQCFGDVIIPNPLDTFGNVPLPNSTDQTEALPLVVRKNSSDQSASAPPPGSHHAALHQSPLSATTGFTSSSFRHPFPLPLMAYPFQNPLGAPSASFPGKDRASPESLDLTRETTSLRTKMSSHHMNHHPCSPAHPPSSAESLSISLIKSECGDLQDISEISPYSGSAIYMQEGLSPNHLKKAKLMFFYTRYPSSNMLKTYFSDVKFNRCITSQLIKWFSNFREFYYIQMEKYARQAINDGVTSTEELSITRDCELYRALNMHYNKANDFEVPERFLEVAQITLREFFNAIIAGKDVDPSWKKAIYKVICKLDSEVPEIFKSPNCLQELLHE